Proteins co-encoded in one Ananas comosus cultivar F153 linkage group 15, ASM154086v1, whole genome shotgun sequence genomic window:
- the LOC109721223 gene encoding type IV inositol polyphosphate 5-phosphatase 11-like isoform X2, producing the protein MVFISCHLSAHAHNVKERNSQWRHISYSLFAKNRSPYATASHVTVWLGDLNYRLHGISTLAARSLIHKNLHSLLTSKDQLLQEAERGQVFRGYYCEGTLSFKPTYKYNVGSSNYDTQATRSEYLSWTDRILFKIDSSSGIDAVLHSYESQDQSSSSHRKPVKAHLCSRLNN; encoded by the exons ATGGTCTTCATATCGTGTCATCTGTCAG CTCACGCGCATAATGTGAAGGAAAGGAACTCGCAATGGAGGCATATCTCCTACTCACTCTTCGCAAAGAACAGAAGCCCATATGCTACGGCCTCTCACGTGACGGTGTGGCTCGGGGATCTTAATTACAGATTGCATGGTATAAGCACCCTAGCTGCAAGAAGCCTAATACACAAGAACCTTCATAGT CTGCTAACTAGTAAGGATCAGCTTCTACAAGAGGCCGAAAGAGGACAAGTATTCAGAGGCTACTACTGTGAGGGGACCTTATCATTCAAGCCCACATATAAGTACAATGTAGGAAGCAGCAACTATGACACACAAGCTACAAG GTCAGAGTACCTTTCGTGGACGGATAGAATCTTGTTCAAGATCGACAGCTCGTCCGGGATCGATGCGGTGCTGCACTCATATGAGTCACAAGATCAGAGTAGTAGCTCCCACCGCAAGCCAGTGAAAGCTCACCTCTGTTCAAGACTGAACAACTAA
- the LOC109721222 gene encoding BEL1-like homeodomain protein 2 — PGGHQYWYSASNQLGSILTTAANLGSLGEPNSSNKPSGLSSDSMQLFLMNPQPHRQQQQHARSSPPSPPQSLHHHHHQTLIPGFGDNASSFGGGGGGVVEGQALSLSLSSSLQQFELRKAEDHFRLREGLVYINNQQQQQQLQQQQQQQQNNPILQLQQSHGQQLGQAHHLQMGYGPMGVANLLRNSKYARPVQELLEEFCSVGREQLKGDRLRALRGSGGSSSSNPKANNPSSSTAPATASSSSSKDQLPPLSPAERFEHQRKKAKLLSMLDEVDRRYNNYCGQMQMVVNSFDSVMGFGAAAPYTGLAQKAMSRHFRCLKDAIAAQLRHTCELLGEKDAAGGAAGGVTKGETPRLRLLDQRLRQQRAFHQMGGMMEQEAWRPQRGLPERSVTILRAWLFEHFLHPYPSDADKHLLARQTGLSRNQVSNWFINARVRLWKPMVEEMYQQEEKEEGDNTTQHSDPTAADPNANADGNAAAQSRESLSPPGVAHVDDSVDLDIAVDPSPPPELFGGAADDVYVHRYGWGPAAAQARVGPTGDVSLTLGLRHAGGNVNESGVPFSLRDHFGA, encoded by the exons CCCGGTGGACACCAGTATTGGTACTCGGCGAGCAACCAGCTAGGGTCGATACTGACGACGGCGGCCAATTTGGGCTCTTTAGGCGAACCTAACTCGTCGAACAAGCCGTCGGGTCTAAGCTCTGATTCGATGCAACTATTCCTGATGAACCCGCAACCACATCGGCAGCAGCAACAGCACGCGAGATCTTCTCCTCCGTCTCCGCCGCAAtctctccaccaccaccaccaccagaCGCTAATCCCAGGGTTTGGAGATAACGCTTCTTCCtttggtggcggcggcggtggtgtgGTGGAGGGACAAGCTCTATCCTTATCACTATCCTCATCCCTGCAACAATTTGAATTGCGCAAGGCTGAGGATCACTTTAGGCTGAGAGAGGGGTTGGTGTATATTAATAaccaacaacagcaacaacagctgcagcagcagcagcagcagcagcagaataATCCAATCTTACAGTTGCAACAATCTCATGGGCAACAATTGGGCCAAGCACACCATCTGCAGATGGGCTACGGTCCGATGGGGGTCGCAAACCTCCTCCGCAATTCCAAATATGCGAGGCCGGTGCAGGAGCTGCTCGAGGAGTTCTGCAGCGTCGGGAGGGAGCAGTTGAAGGGGGATCGGCTGAGGGCCCTGCGCGGAAGCGGTGGCTCCTCTTCGTCGAACCCAAAGGCTAACAACCCTAGCTCGTCGACCGCCCCCGCCACCGCGTCGTCCTCCTCTTCCAAGGACCAGCTCCCTCCTTTGTCTCCTGCTGAACGATTTGAGCACCAAAGGAAGAAAGCTAAGCTCCTCTCCATGCTTGATGAG GTGGACAGAAGATACAACAACTACTGCGGCCAAATGCAGATGGTGGTGAACTCCTTCGACTCGGTGATGGGGTtcggggcggcggcgccgtACACGGGGCTGGCGCAGAAGGCGATGTCGCGGCACTTCCGCTGCCTCAAGGACGCCATCGCCGCGCAGCTGAGGCACACGTGCGAGCTCCTCGGGGAGAAGGACGCGGCGGGGGGCGCCGCGGGGGGGGTCACGAAGGGGGAGACGCCGCGGCTGCGCCTCCTCGACCAGCGGCTGCGGCAGCAGCGGGCCTTCCACCAGATGGGGGGGATGATGGAGCAGGAAGCCTGGCGGCCGCAGCGCGGCCTGCCGGAGCGCTCCGTTACCATCTTGAGAGCGTGGCTCTTCGAGCACTTCCTCCACCC GTACCCGAGTGATGCAGATAAGCATTTGTTGGCCAGGCAAACAGGTTTATCCAGAAACCAG GTGTCGAATTGGTTCATCAACGCGCGGGTGCGTCTGTGGAAGCCGATGGTGGAGGAGATGTACCagcaagaagagaaagaagaaggcgATAACACCACCCAACACTCAGACCCCACCGCCGCCGACCCCAACGCCAATGCCGATGGAAACGCAGCAGCGCAATCCCGAGAATCACTTTCCCCGCCCGGCGTGGCTCACGTCGACGACTCTGTCGACCTCGACATCGCTGTTGACCCATCGCCGCCACCGGAGCTCTTTGGGGGCGCCGCCGACGACGTGTACGTACACCGCTACGGGTGGGGGCCCGCCGCTGCTCAGGCGAGGGTGGGGCCCACGGGTGACGTGTCGCTGACGCTGGGCCTGCGCCACGCAGGAGGGAACGTTAATGAGAGCGGAGTACCCTTCTCGCTGAGGGATCACTTTGgcgcttaa
- the LOC109721223 gene encoding type IV inositol polyphosphate 5-phosphatase 11-like isoform X1 — translation MQSLHLYVLGPKNSEFERKELRVDKCAVGGCGGLIRRKKGAVGVYIVINRIHMVFISCHLSAHAHNVKERNSQWRHISYSLFAKNRSPYATASHVTVWLGDLNYRLHGISTLAARSLIHKNLHSLLTSKDQLLQEAERGQVFRGYYCEGTLSFKPTYKYNVGSSNYDTQATRSEYLSWTDRILFKIDSSSGIDAVLHSYESQDQSSSSHRKPVKAHLCSRLNN, via the exons AGCTACGAGTGGATAAGTGTGCCGTTGGGGGTTGCGGCGGTCTAATTCGTAGAAAGAAAGGAGCTGTTGGTGTTTACATTGTCATTAATAGAATTCATATGGTCTTCATATCGTGTCATCTGTCAG CTCACGCGCATAATGTGAAGGAAAGGAACTCGCAATGGAGGCATATCTCCTACTCACTCTTCGCAAAGAACAGAAGCCCATATGCTACGGCCTCTCACGTGACGGTGTGGCTCGGGGATCTTAATTACAGATTGCATGGTATAAGCACCCTAGCTGCAAGAAGCCTAATACACAAGAACCTTCATAGT CTGCTAACTAGTAAGGATCAGCTTCTACAAGAGGCCGAAAGAGGACAAGTATTCAGAGGCTACTACTGTGAGGGGACCTTATCATTCAAGCCCACATATAAGTACAATGTAGGAAGCAGCAACTATGACACACAAGCTACAAG GTCAGAGTACCTTTCGTGGACGGATAGAATCTTGTTCAAGATCGACAGCTCGTCCGGGATCGATGCGGTGCTGCACTCATATGAGTCACAAGATCAGAGTAGTAGCTCCCACCGCAAGCCAGTGAAAGCTCACCTCTGTTCAAGACTGAACAACTAA
- the LOC109721225 gene encoding uncharacterized protein LOC109721225 — protein MGIETIINSMSHGFHHHGGGFSFSDGFDRSVTRQGQQQHHVAQQSRRDKLRLQQQQQQQQGFVDPALLPIEEEEEEGEDQDSAIYEPTGAAPGPVSSNIMLSEMFSFAATPAAAA, from the exons ATGGGAATAGAGA CAATTATTAATTCTATGTCCCACGGCTTCCACCACCACGGCGGCGGCTTCAGCTTCTCTGATGGGTTCGACCGGTCCGTGACACGGCAAGGACAGCAACAGCACCACGTCGCACAGCAAAGCCGCAGAGACAAGCTAaggctgcagcagcagcagcagcagcagcaaggatTCGTCGACCCCGCCCTCTTGCCcatagaggaggaggaggaggaaggagaagatcaagattCAGCCATCTACGAGCCGACCGGAGCTGCCCCCGGGCCTGTCAGCTCCAATATCATGTTGTCTGAGATGTTCAGCTTTGCAGCTACTCCTGCAGCGGCAGCA